Proteins encoded within one genomic window of Cellulomonas flavigena DSM 20109:
- a CDS encoding branched-chain amino acid ABC transporter permease: MDYGQLFTNVLNEMLGPTAIAYALAAIGLNIHFGLTGLINMGQAGFMLLGAYGFAIATIQGAPLWLAFVVAIVAAVVFALLLGLPTLKLRGDYLAIVTIAAAEIVRMIGRSTALTDVTGGSEGLTGNAFKGTFQDASPFPDARWSLGPITLATNTSNSWWLRIVGWSLVLLACLLVWRLVRSPWGRVLKGIREDEDAVRSLGKNVYGYKLQALVLGGVFGALGGIVFVLASSVQADSLGRPVTFNTWTILLLGGAATVFGPVLGSLLFWGALVFVRGFLRGVVPADVLSVQQIEQIGWILVGVTLMLLIIFRPQGILGDKKELAINAR, encoded by the coding sequence ATGGACTACGGACAGCTCTTCACGAACGTCCTCAACGAGATGCTGGGGCCGACCGCGATCGCGTACGCGCTCGCCGCGATCGGTCTCAACATCCACTTCGGCCTCACGGGCCTGATCAACATGGGCCAGGCCGGCTTCATGCTGCTGGGCGCCTACGGCTTCGCCATCGCGACGATCCAGGGCGCGCCGCTGTGGCTCGCCTTCGTCGTCGCGATCGTCGCCGCCGTGGTCTTCGCGCTGCTGCTCGGCCTGCCCACGCTGAAGCTGCGCGGCGACTACCTCGCGATCGTCACGATCGCCGCCGCCGAGATCGTCCGCATGATCGGGCGCTCCACGGCCCTGACCGACGTGACCGGCGGCTCCGAGGGCCTGACGGGCAACGCGTTCAAGGGCACGTTCCAGGACGCGTCCCCGTTTCCCGACGCGCGCTGGTCGCTGGGGCCGATCACGCTGGCGACCAACACCTCCAACTCGTGGTGGCTGCGCATCGTGGGCTGGTCGCTCGTGCTGCTCGCGTGCCTCCTGGTCTGGCGGCTCGTCCGCAGCCCGTGGGGCCGCGTCCTCAAGGGCATCCGCGAGGACGAGGACGCCGTGCGCTCCCTCGGCAAGAACGTGTACGGCTACAAGCTCCAGGCGCTCGTCCTGGGCGGTGTCTTCGGCGCCCTCGGCGGCATCGTGTTCGTCCTCGCCAGCTCGGTGCAGGCCGACTCCCTCGGCCGGCCCGTCACGTTCAACACGTGGACGATCCTGCTGCTCGGCGGTGCCGCGACGGTGTTCGGCCCGGTTCTCGGGTCGCTGCTGTTCTGGGGCGCGCTGGTCTTCGTGCGCGGCTTCCTGCGCGGCGTCGTGCCCGCCGACGTCCTGTCGGTCCAGCAGATCGAGCAGATCGGATGGATCCTCGTGGGCGTCACGCTGATGCTGCTCATCATCTTCCGCCCCCAGGGCATCCTGGGAGACAAGAAGGAGCTCGCGATCAATGCCCGCTGA
- a CDS encoding isochorismatase family protein: MTTLENRPRTAVLVIDTQVGVLAGAHDREGVVDRIASLVHRARGSGTPVVWVQHSADELPIGSEPWRIVPELPVDPADPVVHKRYGDSFEATDLEDVLARVGAGRLVVTGAQSDACVRATIHGAFTRGYDVTLVSDAHTTEDLTAWGAPPPDAVVAHTNLYWSFQDAPGRTADTATAAEVRLDAG; this comes from the coding sequence ATGACCACGCTCGAGAACCGCCCGCGCACCGCCGTGCTCGTGATCGACACCCAGGTCGGCGTCCTCGCCGGGGCGCACGACCGCGAGGGGGTGGTCGACCGCATCGCGTCGCTCGTGCACCGCGCGCGCGGCTCCGGGACGCCGGTGGTGTGGGTGCAGCACAGCGCCGACGAGCTGCCGATCGGGAGCGAGCCGTGGCGGATCGTCCCCGAGCTGCCTGTCGACCCGGCGGATCCGGTGGTGCACAAGCGCTACGGCGACTCGTTCGAGGCGACGGACCTCGAGGACGTGCTCGCGCGGGTCGGCGCGGGCCGGCTCGTCGTGACCGGTGCGCAGTCGGACGCGTGCGTGCGCGCGACGATCCACGGCGCCTTCACGCGCGGGTACGACGTGACGCTCGTGTCCGACGCGCACACCACCGAGGACCTCACCGCCTGGGGCGCGCCGCCGCCCGACGCGGTCGTCGCGCACACCAACCTGTACTGGTCCTTCCAGGACGCGCCGGGCAGGACGGCCGACACAGCGACAGCGGCGGAGGTGCGGCTCGACGCGGGCTGA
- a CDS encoding ABC transporter ATP-binding protein, with the protein MTETAAPTLHRGAPAGEPLLHADALVAGYLPGVNILNECSLVLHPGELVGIIGPNGAGKSTLLKALFGLVQIREGSLRLAGEEISNLRADALVQRGVGFVPQTNNVFPSLTIEENLQMGVYQTPHKFAERLEVVLSLFPELTNRRKQRAGALSGGERQMVAMARALMPEPSVLLLDEPSAGLSPVRQDEAFLRTRRINKAGVSVVIVEQNARRALQICDRAYVLDQGRNAYSGPGRELMHDPKVIELYLGTLATDVDAARAAEQGRGATPTTDEVSPSA; encoded by the coding sequence GTGACCGAGACCGCCGCGCCCACGCTGCACCGCGGGGCCCCCGCCGGCGAGCCGCTGCTGCACGCCGACGCACTCGTCGCCGGGTACCTGCCGGGCGTCAACATCCTCAACGAGTGCTCGCTCGTGCTGCACCCCGGCGAGCTGGTCGGCATCATCGGCCCGAACGGCGCCGGCAAGTCGACACTCCTCAAGGCGCTCTTCGGGCTCGTGCAGATCCGTGAGGGGAGCCTGAGGCTCGCCGGCGAGGAGATCTCCAACCTGCGCGCCGACGCGCTCGTGCAGCGCGGCGTGGGCTTCGTGCCGCAGACGAACAACGTCTTCCCGAGCCTGACGATCGAGGAGAACCTGCAGATGGGCGTCTACCAGACGCCCCACAAGTTCGCCGAGCGGCTCGAGGTCGTCCTCTCGCTGTTCCCCGAGCTGACGAACCGCCGCAAGCAGCGCGCCGGCGCCCTGTCCGGCGGCGAGCGGCAGATGGTCGCCATGGCGCGCGCGCTCATGCCCGAGCCCTCGGTGCTGCTGCTCGACGAGCCCTCCGCGGGGCTGTCGCCCGTGCGGCAGGACGAGGCCTTCCTGCGCACACGCCGCATCAACAAGGCGGGTGTGTCGGTCGTCATCGTCGAGCAGAACGCCCGACGAGCGTTGCAGATCTGCGACCGCGCCTACGTCCTCGACCAGGGGCGCAACGCCTACTCCGGCCCCGGACGTGAGCTCATGCACGACCCGAAGGTCATCGAGCTGTACCTCGGCACCCTGGCCACCGACGTCGACGCGGCACGCGCCGCCGAGCAGGGCCGGGGCGCGACGCCCACGACCGACGAGGTCTCCCCCTCCGCCTGA
- a CDS encoding ABC transporter ATP-binding protein has product MPAEHVVEQARNALADVPRAPGARKPDSLLVADGVRRSFGGVNAVDVEHVEVQRHVITALIGPNGAGKTTFFNLMTGFDKPDTGSWVFDGTPLAGVAASRVAKAGMVRTFQLTKALARMTVLDNMRLGARDQPGEGLFTALVKPLWASREREITDKAMSLLERFKLDAKKDDFAGSLSGGQRKLLEMARALMSDPQLVMLDEPMAGVNPALTQSLLGHITDLRDSGTTVLFVEHDMHMVRHISDWVVVMAQGRVVAEGPPSEVMADQAVIDAYLGAHHDTDLGDDALLDEGGVIDADAEAEADAELAPDAEEKAQ; this is encoded by the coding sequence ATGCCCGCTGAGCACGTCGTCGAGCAGGCCAGGAACGCGCTGGCCGACGTCCCCCGCGCCCCCGGCGCCCGCAAGCCGGACTCCCTCCTCGTCGCGGACGGCGTCCGCCGCAGCTTCGGCGGCGTCAACGCCGTCGACGTCGAGCACGTCGAGGTCCAACGACACGTGATCACGGCGCTCATCGGCCCCAACGGCGCCGGCAAGACCACGTTCTTCAACCTCATGACCGGCTTCGACAAGCCGGACACCGGCTCCTGGGTCTTCGACGGCACGCCCCTGGCCGGTGTCGCGGCGTCCCGCGTCGCGAAGGCCGGCATGGTGCGGACCTTCCAGCTCACCAAGGCGCTCGCCCGCATGACCGTCCTCGACAACATGCGCCTCGGCGCGCGCGACCAGCCGGGCGAGGGCCTGTTCACCGCGCTCGTGAAGCCACTGTGGGCGTCGCGCGAGCGGGAGATCACCGACAAGGCGATGTCGCTCCTCGAGCGCTTCAAGCTCGACGCGAAGAAGGACGACTTCGCCGGGTCCCTGTCGGGCGGTCAGCGCAAGCTGCTCGAGATGGCGCGGGCCCTGATGTCGGACCCGCAGCTCGTCATGCTCGACGAGCCGATGGCTGGCGTGAACCCCGCGCTCACGCAGTCCCTGCTCGGCCACATCACCGATCTGCGGGACTCCGGCACCACCGTGCTGTTCGTCGAGCACGACATGCACATGGTCCGCCACATCTCCGACTGGGTCGTCGTCATGGCCCAGGGCAGGGTCGTCGCGGAGGGCCCGCCGTCCGAGGTCATGGCCGACCAGGCCGTCATCGACGCCTACCTCGGCGCGCACCACGACACGGATCTCGGCGACGACGCTCTGCTCGACGAGGGCGGCGTCATCGACGCCGACGCGGAAGCCGAGGCCGATGCCGAGCTGGCACCCGACGCTGAGGAGAAGGCCCAGTGA
- a CDS encoding ANTAR domain-containing response regulator yields MTKDDSTEPTQDAPQAVDLSADPAPRAAAPSGGRPARRAVVAEDEALIRMDVVETLTEAGFEVVGEAGDGERAVELATELRPDVVVMDVKMPVLDGISAAERIGKAHLAPVVLLTAFSQTELVERARDAGAMAYVVKPFSPADLLPAVEIAISRYAQITALESEVADLAERFETRKRVDRAKGLLMTKMGLTEPESFRWIQKTSMDRRLTMREVADAVIEQVGGASS; encoded by the coding sequence GTGACCAAGGACGACAGCACCGAGCCCACGCAGGACGCGCCGCAGGCCGTGGACCTGTCCGCCGACCCCGCCCCGCGTGCGGCGGCGCCGTCCGGCGGCAGGCCGGCGCGTCGGGCCGTCGTGGCCGAGGACGAGGCGCTCATCCGCATGGACGTCGTCGAGACGCTCACCGAGGCCGGATTCGAGGTCGTCGGCGAGGCGGGCGACGGTGAGCGCGCGGTCGAGCTCGCCACCGAGCTGCGTCCCGACGTGGTCGTCATGGACGTGAAGATGCCCGTCCTCGACGGCATCTCCGCAGCCGAGCGCATCGGGAAGGCGCACCTCGCGCCCGTGGTGCTGCTGACCGCGTTCTCGCAGACCGAGCTCGTCGAGCGTGCGCGGGACGCCGGTGCGATGGCGTACGTGGTCAAGCCGTTCAGCCCGGCCGACCTGCTGCCCGCGGTCGAGATCGCCATCTCCCGCTACGCGCAGATCACGGCGCTCGAGTCGGAGGTCGCCGACCTCGCGGAGCGCTTCGAGACCCGCAAGCGCGTCGACCGCGCCAAGGGTCTGCTGATGACGAAGATGGGCCTGACCGAGCCCGAGTCGTTCCGCTGGATCCAGAAGACCTCGATGGACCGCCGCCTGACGATGCGCGAGGTCGCCGATGCGGTCATCGAGCAGGTGGGTGGCGCGTCCTCCTGA
- the pyk gene encoding pyruvate kinase: MRRAKIVCTIGPVTESPEQVQALVDAGMDVARLNRSHGDTEVHKRVYDNVRAAAKASGRSVAVLVDLQGPKIRLGRFVEGKHDLAVGDVFTITTDEIEGTKERVSTTFKGLPGDVKPGDPILIDDGKVLVRVTEVNGNDVVTRVEVPGPVSNNKGLNLPGVAVSVPAMSEKDEDDLRWALNVGADLIALSFVRTAADYDDVRRIMEEEGRVVPVIAKIEKPQAVENLSEIVQAFDGIMVARGDLGVELPLEQVPLVQKRAVELARRNAKPVIVATQVLESMITSPRPTRAEASDCANAVLDGADAVMLSGETSVGDFPIEAVRTMARIIESTEELGRERIAPLGSVPSTRGGAITRAAAEIGERIGVKYLVTFTQSGDSARRMSRLRSPIPLLAFTPEEDVRNRLSLSWGVQTYQVPKVESTDSMVSQVDHTLRANGLAEVGDYVVVVAGTPVGVVGSTNTVVVHKLGDEEAARTRIA; the protein is encoded by the coding sequence ATGCGTAGAGCCAAGATCGTCTGCACCATCGGCCCGGTGACGGAGTCCCCCGAGCAGGTCCAGGCCCTCGTCGACGCGGGCATGGACGTCGCCCGCCTGAACCGCAGCCACGGTGACACCGAGGTGCACAAGCGCGTGTACGACAACGTGCGCGCCGCGGCGAAGGCCTCGGGCCGTTCGGTGGCCGTCCTCGTCGACCTCCAGGGCCCCAAGATCCGCCTCGGGCGGTTCGTCGAGGGCAAGCACGACCTCGCGGTCGGCGACGTCTTCACCATCACGACCGACGAGATCGAGGGCACCAAGGAGCGCGTCTCGACGACGTTCAAGGGCCTGCCGGGCGACGTCAAGCCGGGCGACCCGATTCTCATCGACGACGGCAAGGTCCTCGTGCGGGTCACCGAGGTGAACGGCAACGACGTGGTGACCCGCGTCGAGGTGCCGGGGCCGGTGTCGAACAACAAGGGCCTCAACCTGCCGGGCGTCGCGGTGTCCGTCCCCGCGATGAGCGAGAAGGACGAGGACGACCTGCGGTGGGCCCTCAACGTGGGGGCGGACCTCATCGCGCTCTCGTTCGTCCGCACCGCGGCCGACTACGACGACGTGCGCCGGATCATGGAGGAGGAGGGCCGGGTCGTCCCGGTCATCGCCAAGATCGAGAAGCCGCAGGCCGTCGAGAACCTCTCGGAGATCGTGCAGGCGTTCGACGGCATCATGGTCGCCCGCGGCGACCTGGGCGTCGAGCTGCCCCTGGAGCAGGTGCCGCTGGTGCAGAAGCGTGCGGTCGAGCTCGCGCGCCGCAACGCCAAGCCCGTCATCGTGGCCACCCAGGTGCTCGAGTCGATGATCACGAGCCCGCGCCCGACGCGCGCCGAGGCGTCCGACTGCGCCAACGCGGTGCTCGACGGTGCCGACGCGGTCATGCTCTCGGGCGAGACGTCCGTCGGTGACTTCCCGATCGAGGCCGTGCGCACGATGGCGCGCATCATCGAGAGCACCGAGGAGCTCGGGCGCGAGCGCATCGCGCCGCTCGGCTCGGTGCCCTCGACGCGCGGTGGTGCGATCACGCGTGCCGCCGCCGAGATCGGCGAGCGCATCGGCGTGAAGTACCTGGTGACGTTCACGCAGTCCGGCGACTCGGCGCGGCGCATGTCGCGGCTGCGCTCGCCGATCCCGCTGCTGGCGTTCACGCCCGAGGAGGACGTGCGCAACCGTCTCTCGCTGTCGTGGGGCGTCCAGACGTACCAGGTGCCGAAGGTCGAGAGCACGGACTCGATGGTGAGCCAGGTGGACCACACGCTGCGCGCCAACGGGCTGGCCGAGGTCGGCGACTACGTGGTCGTCGTCGCGGGCACGCCGGTGGGTGTCGTCGGCTCGACCAACACGGTCGTGGTGCACAAGCTCGGTGACGAGGAGGCGGCGCGCACGCGGATCGCCTGA
- a CDS encoding ABC transporter substrate-binding protein, whose protein sequence is MIRSTRAGRALAVAGVVALTLTACSSGSEDPGDGGTGGEASGEPLKVGTILPVTGSLAQLGPPEIAGVDLAVKEINDAGGLFGADVEVLHTDSSDAQNASVATASAQELISAGVSAIIGAASSSVTKNIVDDITGAGIVQVSPANTATDLSGYSDFYFRTAPPDTVQGDVLGNLIVSDGASNVGILVFNDSYGTSLRDVVEGVVAEAGGTVVYGTAGQEFDPAETNFATIVADAIAAGPDAIAILAFTDQTPAIVRELVAQGWDMSKTYFVDGNLQNFGVEGDVGFPAGTLENAQGTLPGAYPSEEFQGRMLEVDPELKDYSYGPEAYDATMLVALAALKGGASDGETIQANMAAVSGADGGEECTGWEECSALVEDGQDIAYQAVSGVGPFNDANDPSSAFIGIYQFGPENEYTFNRSEEGEVPQG, encoded by the coding sequence ATGATTCGTTCGACACGTGCAGGACGTGCGCTGGCGGTCGCAGGAGTGGTCGCGCTGACGCTCACCGCCTGCAGCAGCGGTTCCGAGGACCCCGGCGACGGCGGGACCGGCGGCGAGGCCAGCGGTGAGCCGCTGAAGGTCGGCACGATCCTCCCCGTCACCGGCTCCCTCGCGCAGCTCGGTCCGCCGGAGATCGCGGGCGTGGACCTCGCGGTGAAGGAGATCAACGACGCGGGCGGCCTGTTCGGTGCCGACGTCGAGGTGCTGCACACGGACTCGTCGGACGCGCAGAACGCGTCGGTCGCGACGGCCTCGGCGCAGGAGCTCATCTCCGCGGGTGTGTCGGCGATCATCGGTGCGGCGTCCTCGTCCGTCACCAAGAACATCGTGGACGACATCACGGGCGCGGGGATCGTCCAGGTCTCCCCGGCCAACACGGCGACCGACCTGTCGGGGTACTCCGACTTCTACTTCCGCACCGCACCGCCGGACACGGTCCAGGGCGACGTGCTCGGCAACCTCATCGTCAGCGACGGGGCCAGCAACGTGGGCATCCTCGTGTTCAACGACTCCTACGGGACCTCGCTGCGCGACGTCGTCGAGGGTGTCGTCGCAGAGGCCGGCGGCACGGTCGTCTACGGCACGGCGGGCCAGGAGTTCGACCCGGCCGAGACGAACTTCGCGACGATCGTCGCGGACGCCATCGCCGCGGGCCCGGACGCCATCGCGATCCTCGCGTTCACGGACCAGACGCCCGCGATCGTGCGCGAGCTCGTCGCCCAGGGCTGGGACATGAGCAAGACGTACTTCGTCGACGGCAACCTGCAGAACTTCGGTGTCGAGGGTGACGTCGGCTTCCCGGCCGGCACGCTCGAGAACGCGCAGGGCACGCTGCCCGGCGCGTACCCCTCGGAAGAGTTCCAGGGTCGCATGCTCGAGGTCGACCCCGAGCTGAAGGACTACTCCTACGGCCCCGAGGCGTACGACGCGACGATGCTCGTCGCGCTCGCTGCACTCAAGGGCGGCGCGTCCGACGGCGAGACGATCCAGGCCAACATGGCGGCCGTCTCCGGTGCCGACGGGGGCGAGGAGTGCACCGGCTGGGAGGAGTGCTCCGCGCTCGTGGAGGACGGCCAGGACATCGCCTACCAGGCGGTCTCGGGTGTCGGACCGTTCAACGACGCCAACGACCCGTCGTCGGCGTTCATCGGCATCTACCAGTTCGGCCCGGAGAACGAGTACACGTTCAACCGCTCCGAGGAGGGTGAGGTCCCGCAGGGCTGA
- a CDS encoding glutamate synthase subunit beta, whose product MADPRGFLKVRDRELPPNRPVEVRLRDWKDVHAHLEEGQPFLKEQAGRCMDCGIPFCHNGCPLGNLIPEWNDLVWRGQWADAIDRLHATNNFPEFTGRICPAPCESSCVLGINQPPVTIKNVEVSIIDEAFARGLVTPQVPTRLTGHTVAVVGSGPAGLAAAQQLTRAGHTVAVYERDDEIGGLLRYGVPDFKLEKVHIDRRLEQMRAEGTRFRPGVEVGRDVTWVQLQARYDAIVLATGATVARRLTVPGLGLDGVHVAMDYLHQANAVVAGKDVPDQITAEGKHVVIIGGGDTGSDCLGTALRQGAASVTTLAIGKRPPTERPEHQPWPTDPVLFEVSSSHEEGGERTYLASTVAFLGDEGDDAGHVRALRLATTEYLPDGRRVPMSGTERDIPAELVLVAMGFTGPETEDLTEQIGIELTDRGAVARDEDFATNVPGVFVAGDAGRGQSLVVWAIAEGRAAAAAVDAYLSGSSELPAPVSASTVALRP is encoded by the coding sequence GTGGCTGACCCTCGCGGCTTTCTGAAGGTGCGGGACCGCGAGCTCCCGCCGAACCGCCCCGTCGAGGTGCGGCTGCGCGACTGGAAGGACGTGCACGCGCACCTCGAGGAGGGCCAGCCGTTCCTCAAGGAGCAGGCCGGCCGTTGCATGGACTGCGGCATCCCGTTCTGCCACAACGGCTGCCCCCTCGGCAACCTCATCCCGGAGTGGAACGACCTGGTGTGGCGCGGGCAGTGGGCCGACGCGATCGACCGCCTGCACGCGACCAACAACTTCCCGGAGTTCACCGGGCGCATCTGCCCCGCGCCGTGCGAGTCGAGCTGCGTGCTGGGCATCAACCAGCCGCCGGTGACGATCAAGAACGTCGAGGTCTCGATCATCGACGAGGCGTTCGCGCGCGGGCTGGTCACACCGCAGGTGCCGACGCGCCTCACCGGGCACACGGTGGCGGTCGTCGGCTCCGGCCCGGCCGGTCTCGCGGCGGCGCAGCAGCTCACGCGGGCCGGCCACACCGTCGCGGTGTACGAGCGCGACGACGAGATCGGTGGCCTGCTGCGGTACGGCGTGCCGGACTTCAAGCTCGAGAAGGTCCACATCGACAGGCGTCTGGAGCAGATGCGGGCCGAGGGCACGCGCTTCCGCCCCGGGGTCGAGGTCGGCAGGGACGTCACCTGGGTCCAGCTGCAGGCACGGTACGACGCGATCGTGCTGGCCACGGGTGCGACCGTGGCGCGCCGCCTCACGGTGCCCGGGCTGGGGCTGGACGGCGTGCACGTGGCGATGGACTACCTGCACCAGGCCAACGCGGTCGTCGCCGGCAAGGACGTGCCGGACCAGATCACCGCGGAGGGCAAGCACGTCGTCATCATCGGCGGCGGGGACACCGGCTCGGACTGCCTCGGTACGGCGCTGCGGCAGGGTGCGGCGTCGGTGACGACGCTCGCGATCGGCAAGCGCCCGCCCACCGAGCGCCCCGAGCACCAGCCATGGCCCACCGATCCGGTGCTGTTCGAGGTCTCGTCCTCGCACGAGGAGGGTGGTGAGCGCACGTACCTGGCCTCGACGGTCGCGTTCCTCGGCGACGAGGGCGACGACGCCGGCCACGTGCGTGCGCTGCGCCTGGCGACCACGGAGTACCTGCCCGACGGGCGCCGCGTGCCGATGTCCGGCACGGAGCGCGACATCCCTGCGGAGCTCGTCCTCGTCGCGATGGGCTTCACCGGCCCGGAGACCGAGGACCTCACGGAGCAGATCGGCATCGAGCTGACCGACCGGGGCGCGGTCGCACGCGACGAGGACTTCGCCACGAACGTGCCGGGCGTCTTCGTCGCGGGTGACGCCGGCCGCGGGCAGTCGCTCGTGGTGTGGGCGATCGCCGAGGGCCGCGCCGCGGCCGCCGCCGTCGACGCCTACCTGTCCGGCTCCTCGGAGCTTCCCGCGCCCGTCTCCGCCAGCACGGTGGCGCTGCGCCCCTGA